A region from the uncultured Draconibacterium sp. genome encodes:
- the secDF gene encoding protein translocase subunit SecDF — translation MQNKGAILTFAILLTAVCLYQLSFTWKSNQIKEDAIEYAQGDSEKEFQYIDSMKSEVVYNFLGLKKFTYKDVQELEMNLGLDLKGGMNVTLQVEVKDIIRAMSNYSDDETFNAALNRASELQKNSQADFVTLFGDAFEEIDPNARLASVFNTLELRDKVNFNTTNKEVLDIIRTETDGAIDNAFNIIRTRIDRFGVAQPNIQQLQTRGRILVELPGVKDQNRVRNLLQGTANLEFWETYENQEVYQYMLQANQKIKEMEDLATEETVDATSEEATEATAETEEADEENSLLSELEAGAEGDSTAALDNLDAFKSQYPLFAILNPSTDQTGQLYPGPIVGMSHAKDTAKVNAYLNNIQVKNLFPRDLKFRWTAKSVDEAGTYYRLIALKVTTRDGQAPLDGGVITDARQDFDQFGSSPEVAMQMNAEGAKVWQRMTKENVGKSIAIVLDNYVRSFPTVNGEIPGGRSSITGLESIEEAQDLANVLKSGKMPAPARIIQEDVVGPSLGQKAINSGLISFIIAFAMVLVYMLFFYSKNAGLAANIALIANMFFIFGILASLGAVLTLPGIAGIVLTIGMSVDANVLIYERVQEEMRAGKGVKLAITDGYKNAYSAIIDGQVTTLLTGVVLYLFGSGPIKGFATTLIIGILTSLFSAIFLTRLIFEWQLRKGGRILFASSATENWLRNTKIKFLEKRRTFYIISAAFILLSVGSFFVRGLNYGIDFKGGRSYIVSFEKDVEVGEVREALASVFDAAPEVKTSGDNIKITTNYKIDDDSENIDNEVEALLMKGLQDADLIDKTVTLEQFTQEYQQSSQKVGPTISDDIRKDAAIAIVFSLIIIFLYILVRFRDWQYGLGAVAALAHDSLIVLGIFSLLYGVLPFSLEIDQAFIAAILTVLGYSINDTVVVFDRIREYLGLHPKRDREENVDAALNSTLRRTFSTSLSTFVVLLAIFLFGGATIRGFTFALLVGVLVGTYSSLFIATPIAHDTRNRVAKVVAKRKK, via the coding sequence ATGCAAAACAAAGGTGCAATTTTAACATTTGCAATTCTGTTGACAGCGGTATGTTTATACCAGCTTTCGTTTACCTGGAAATCAAACCAGATAAAGGAAGATGCCATAGAATATGCACAAGGAGACTCTGAAAAGGAGTTTCAATACATTGATTCGATGAAAAGCGAAGTGGTATATAACTTCCTTGGATTGAAAAAATTTACTTACAAAGATGTTCAGGAACTGGAAATGAACCTGGGACTTGACCTGAAAGGTGGTATGAACGTAACCCTGCAGGTTGAGGTTAAAGACATCATTCGTGCGATGTCGAATTACAGCGACGACGAAACTTTTAATGCTGCTTTGAATCGCGCTTCTGAACTACAGAAAAACAGTCAGGCTGATTTTGTAACCTTATTTGGCGATGCTTTCGAGGAGATCGATCCTAATGCCCGTTTGGCTTCTGTTTTTAATACGCTTGAGCTGCGTGATAAAGTTAATTTCAACACCACCAACAAAGAGGTGCTTGATATTATTCGTACAGAAACTGATGGTGCCATTGACAATGCATTCAACATTATTCGTACTCGTATCGACCGTTTTGGTGTTGCCCAGCCAAATATTCAGCAGCTGCAAACACGTGGTCGCATTTTAGTTGAACTACCGGGTGTAAAAGATCAAAACCGTGTGCGTAACCTCTTACAAGGTACTGCTAACCTTGAGTTCTGGGAAACCTACGAAAACCAGGAAGTATACCAATACATGTTGCAGGCTAACCAGAAAATTAAAGAAATGGAAGATCTGGCAACAGAAGAAACTGTTGATGCCACCAGTGAAGAAGCAACCGAAGCTACAGCTGAAACAGAAGAGGCTGATGAGGAAAACTCGCTACTTTCTGAACTGGAAGCTGGTGCCGAAGGAGACTCTACCGCAGCACTGGATAACCTTGACGCTTTCAAATCACAATATCCTTTATTTGCTATTTTAAATCCGAGTACCGACCAAACCGGGCAATTGTACCCAGGTCCCATTGTTGGTATGTCGCATGCTAAAGATACTGCCAAGGTTAATGCATACCTTAACAATATTCAGGTTAAAAACCTTTTTCCACGCGATTTAAAATTCCGCTGGACAGCCAAATCAGTTGATGAAGCCGGAACGTACTACCGGTTGATTGCATTAAAAGTAACAACCCGCGACGGACAGGCTCCGCTTGATGGTGGTGTAATTACTGATGCCCGTCAGGATTTCGACCAGTTTGGCTCGAGCCCTGAAGTAGCTATGCAAATGAATGCTGAAGGAGCAAAAGTTTGGCAACGGATGACCAAAGAAAATGTAGGTAAATCAATTGCTATTGTTTTAGATAACTATGTTCGCTCTTTCCCAACCGTAAATGGTGAGATTCCTGGTGGTCGCTCAAGCATTACCGGTTTAGAAAGTATTGAAGAAGCGCAAGACCTTGCAAACGTATTGAAGTCGGGTAAAATGCCGGCTCCTGCACGTATTATCCAGGAAGATGTTGTTGGTCCTTCATTGGGTCAGAAAGCAATTAACAGCGGTTTGATTTCGTTTATTATTGCCTTTGCAATGGTACTGGTTTATATGTTGTTCTTTTACAGTAAAAATGCCGGTTTGGCAGCCAACATTGCACTTATTGCCAACATGTTCTTTATCTTCGGTATTTTGGCTTCGTTAGGTGCCGTACTTACACTGCCTGGTATCGCAGGTATTGTACTTACCATTGGTATGTCGGTTGATGCAAACGTGCTTATTTACGAACGTGTTCAGGAAGAAATGCGTGCCGGTAAAGGTGTTAAACTGGCCATTACTGATGGTTATAAAAATGCCTACTCGGCAATTATCGATGGCCAGGTTACTACCTTGTTAACCGGTGTTGTACTTTACCTGTTTGGTTCTGGCCCGATTAAAGGTTTCGCAACTACCCTGATTATTGGTATTCTTACCTCACTGTTCTCGGCTATTTTCTTAACCCGTTTGATTTTCGAATGGCAATTGCGCAAAGGTGGACGTATTTTGTTTGCCTCATCGGCAACCGAAAACTGGTTACGTAATACAAAAATTAAGTTCCTTGAAAAAAGAAGAACTTTCTACATCATTTCTGCAGCTTTTATTCTGTTATCTGTTGGTTCATTCTTTGTTCGTGGCTTAAACTATGGTATCGACTTTAAAGGTGGGCGCTCGTACATTGTTAGTTTCGAAAAAGACGTTGAAGTAGGCGAAGTGCGCGAGGCATTGGCCAGTGTGTTTGATGCTGCACCAGAGGTAAAAACATCGGGCGACAACATTAAAATTACAACCAATTATAAAATTGATGATGACAGCGAAAATATTGATAACGAAGTAGAGGCTTTATTAATGAAAGGTTTGCAAGATGCTGACCTGATTGATAAAACAGTTACTTTGGAGCAATTTACGCAAGAGTATCAGCAAAGTTCGCAAAAGGTAGGTCCTACCATTTCTGATGATATTCGTAAAGATGCTGCGATTGCTATTGTTTTCTCGCTGATCATTATTTTCCTTTATATCCTGGTACGTTTCCGCGATTGGCAATATGGTTTGGGAGCTGTTGCTGCATTGGCACACGACTCGCTAATTGTATTGGGTATTTTCTCGTTACTGTACGGAGTACTGCCTTTCTCGTTAGAGATTGACCAGGCATTTATTGCTGCAATTCTAACGGTATTGGGTTATTCAATTAACGATACCGTGGTGGTATTCGACCGCATCAGAGAGTACCTGGGCTTGCACCCAAAACGCGATCGCGAAGAGAATGTTGATGCTGCATTGAACAGTACATTGCGTCGTACTTTCAGTACTTCGTTATCAACTTTTGTAGTATTACTTGCCATTTTCTTATTTGGTGGTGCTACCATACGCGGCTTTACGTTTGCGTTATTGGTAGGTGTACTTGTGGGTACTTACTCGTCGTTGTTTATTGCAACACCAATTGCACACGACACCCGCAACCGTGTGGCTAAAGTTGTGGCAAAACGTAAAAAATAA
- a CDS encoding twin-arginine translocase TatA/TatE family subunit: MQYLLFISGGEIVLVMLLALLFFGSKAIPDIAKTLGKGMREFKKATNEIKRELDNHTSDIKKDINDVSSTVTKETSEIKKGITDNLKE; the protein is encoded by the coding sequence ATGCAGTATTTATTATTTATAAGTGGCGGAGAGATTGTGTTGGTGATGCTGTTGGCATTGTTGTTTTTTGGATCGAAAGCCATACCCGATATTGCCAAAACGCTGGGTAAAGGCATGCGGGAGTTTAAAAAAGCTACCAACGAGATAAAACGCGAACTCGATAACCACACTTCTGATATTAAAAAAGATATTAACGATGTTTCTTCTACTGTAACAAAAGAAACAAGTGAGATTAAAAAAGGAATTACCGATAATTTGAAGGAATAA
- a CDS encoding calcium/sodium antiporter: MILLSILALLACFILLARVVDLFFISSLDKISKDLRLSNDAAGATLMAVGSSAPELFVALFAVIKPGDHQVIGIGSIVGSAIFNLLVIVGASAMVRKATLTKIPVIRDLIFYSLSVGLLVLFIWDGQLVMYETAILLCVYVLYVIAVVYWRKWFKYEDIQGDGEEEQECNPKGFLGFFDRVLCFVFPKPKHYYLVFFISIVIIAALSWGLVELAVIISHELHIPEAIIALTVLAIGTSIPDLFSSLIVARQGRGDMAVSNAVGSNIFDILVGLGLPFLLVMVFSGGSIAAGGDLMSSTLILSGSVILLIALLLIQRWKVGKLTGVVLLLFYLFYVLNEVLKLSGLGLVF, translated from the coding sequence ATGATACTACTTTCCATATTGGCATTGTTGGCTTGTTTTATTTTGCTGGCAAGGGTTGTCGATTTGTTTTTTATCTCATCGCTCGATAAAATCTCAAAAGATTTACGTTTATCAAACGATGCCGCTGGTGCAACTTTAATGGCCGTAGGCTCGAGCGCACCCGAGTTATTTGTGGCTTTGTTTGCGGTAATTAAACCAGGCGACCATCAGGTTATTGGCATTGGTAGTATTGTGGGTAGTGCTATTTTTAATTTGTTGGTTATTGTTGGTGCTTCAGCCATGGTGCGTAAAGCCACGCTGACTAAAATACCCGTTATTCGCGATCTTATTTTCTACTCATTATCGGTGGGCTTACTTGTGCTATTTATATGGGACGGACAACTGGTAATGTACGAAACCGCCATACTTTTATGTGTTTATGTACTTTATGTAATAGCCGTTGTATACTGGCGCAAGTGGTTTAAGTACGAAGATATTCAGGGCGATGGAGAAGAGGAGCAGGAATGCAACCCCAAGGGATTTTTAGGATTTTTTGATCGGGTGTTGTGTTTTGTTTTTCCGAAACCAAAACATTACTACCTGGTATTTTTTATTTCGATTGTAATTATTGCAGCACTTAGCTGGGGCCTGGTTGAACTGGCAGTTATTATTTCGCACGAATTGCATATTCCGGAAGCCATAATTGCTTTAACCGTGCTCGCCATCGGGACTTCAATACCCGATTTATTTTCGTCGCTTATTGTTGCCCGGCAAGGCCGTGGCGATATGGCGGTAAGTAATGCCGTAGGATCAAATATTTTTGATATTCTGGTTGGTTTGGGATTGCCTTTCCTTTTGGTTATGGTATTTTCCGGAGGCAGTATTGCAGCCGGTGGCGATTTAATGAGCTCCACATTAATTTTATCAGGGTCGGTAATTTTATTGATTGCGCTCTTACTCATTCAGCGTTGGAAAGTTGGAAAGCTGACAGGCGTGGTGCTACTGCTTTTTTACCTTTTTTATGTGTTAAACGAGGTACTAAAACTTTCCGGTTTGGGTTTGGTATTTTAA
- a CDS encoding ABC transporter ATP-binding protein, which produces MIKAENIKKSFGNLEVLKGIDLDIPKGKLYSIVGASGAGKTTLLQILGTLSKPDSGELYFNDSNISKLNERQLAAFRNREIGFVFQFHHLLPEFTALENVCIPAFIAKMPKAKAEARAKELIDYLGLADRMTHKPSELSGGEKQRVAMARALVNSPSVVMADEPSGNLDSANRDELHDLLFKLRDDLGQTFIIVTHDDHFAEKSDRIIHIKDGVIE; this is translated from the coding sequence TTGATAAAAGCTGAAAACATAAAAAAATCGTTTGGGAACCTCGAGGTTTTAAAGGGAATAGACCTTGATATTCCGAAAGGAAAGCTCTACTCGATTGTTGGGGCCAGTGGTGCAGGAAAGACTACTTTGCTGCAAATTTTGGGTACTTTAAGTAAACCCGATAGTGGCGAACTGTATTTTAACGATTCCAATATTTCAAAACTAAACGAGCGGCAACTGGCAGCTTTTCGTAATCGCGAAATTGGTTTTGTGTTTCAGTTTCATCACCTGTTGCCCGAGTTCACTGCCCTCGAGAATGTTTGTATACCGGCGTTTATTGCAAAAATGCCTAAAGCAAAGGCCGAGGCTCGTGCCAAAGAGTTAATCGATTATTTAGGATTAGCTGATCGGATGACACACAAACCATCGGAGTTATCGGGTGGCGAAAAGCAACGTGTGGCAATGGCCCGGGCGCTGGTAAACAGCCCGTCGGTGGTAATGGCTGATGAACCATCGGGAAATCTTGATTCGGCAAACCGCGACGAATTGCACGACCTGCTGTTTAAGTTGCGCGACGACCTGGGGCAAACCTTTATTATTGTTACCCACGATGACCATTTTGCTGAAAAATCAGACCGGATCATTCACATTAAAGATGGTGTTATAGAATAG
- a CDS encoding TIGR02757 family protein, with protein sequence MTLGLTNHELKDFLNEKVEKYNQPEFIETDPIQVPKAFSEKENIEISGFLTATIAWGNRAAIIKNALQLMHLLDNQPYDFVLNASEKEIKHLQKFVHRTFNGNDCIYFIRSLRNIYKNHGGLQTVFENGYKNGHAVKSALEHFYSVFFETEGERTRKHISNVVKGASGKRLNMYLRWLCRNDKSGVDFGLWNGIPQSALMLPLDVHTGNVGRKLGLLNRKSNDWKAVEEITATLCEFDPNDPIKYDFALFGLGVFEKF encoded by the coding sequence ATGACGCTGGGGCTAACAAATCACGAATTAAAAGACTTCCTCAACGAAAAAGTTGAAAAATACAATCAGCCTGAGTTTATTGAAACCGATCCGATTCAGGTTCCCAAAGCATTTTCTGAAAAAGAAAATATTGAAATCTCCGGTTTTCTTACCGCAACCATTGCCTGGGGCAACCGCGCTGCCATTATAAAAAATGCACTGCAGCTAATGCATCTGCTCGATAATCAACCGTACGATTTTGTTTTAAATGCTTCGGAAAAGGAAATCAAACACCTGCAAAAGTTTGTTCACCGCACTTTTAATGGCAACGATTGTATTTATTTTATTCGTTCGCTACGAAATATTTATAAAAATCACGGTGGTTTACAAACCGTTTTTGAAAATGGATATAAAAACGGACACGCTGTAAAATCAGCTTTGGAACATTTCTATTCTGTGTTTTTCGAAACGGAAGGTGAACGCACGCGCAAGCATATTTCGAATGTGGTGAAAGGCGCTTCAGGAAAACGATTGAATATGTACCTGAGGTGGTTGTGCCGTAATGATAAATCGGGGGTTGATTTTGGTCTGTGGAATGGAATACCGCAATCGGCACTGATGTTGCCTTTGGATGTGCACACCGGAAACGTTGGACGAAAACTGGGCTTGTTAAATCGTAAGTCAAACGATTGGAAAGCTGTGGAAGAAATTACTGCAACTTTATGCGAATTTGACCCCAACGACCCCATTAAATACGATTTTGCACTGTTTGGCCTGGGGGTATTTGAGAAGTTTTAA
- a CDS encoding methyltransferase: MGNNYFRFKQFTIHQEKAAMKVGIDGVLLGSWAKVNNCRLVLDVGTGTGLIALMLAQQSSAKIMAIDVEGNAVIQAQQNVQASPWAEQIQVRKISFQELINDDELKFDLLVSNPPFFQHSLKAGTKERTLARHTDSLPYSVLIEGASRMLSENGRCAFIFPKQAEKEIEHLAEKNNLFLQRKTWVQPKHNKTVNRVLFEFGRNKANVISETLVIYENDGTWTTAFKALTSRYYLKA, translated from the coding sequence ATGGGCAATAATTATTTTCGGTTTAAACAGTTTACCATTCATCAGGAAAAAGCAGCCATGAAAGTGGGTATTGATGGTGTGCTGTTGGGGAGCTGGGCAAAGGTAAACAATTGCCGCCTGGTGTTGGATGTTGGCACAGGTACCGGATTAATTGCTTTGATGCTGGCACAACAAAGCAGTGCCAAGATTATGGCTATTGATGTGGAAGGAAATGCAGTAATTCAGGCACAGCAAAATGTTCAGGCATCGCCTTGGGCAGAGCAAATACAGGTTCGTAAAATTTCTTTTCAGGAATTAATAAACGACGATGAGCTTAAGTTCGACCTGCTTGTTTCAAACCCACCGTTTTTTCAGCACTCGTTAAAGGCCGGAACAAAGGAACGAACACTGGCCCGACATACCGATAGTTTACCATATTCCGTTTTAATTGAGGGAGCCTCGCGTATGCTTTCCGAGAACGGCAGATGTGCTTTTATTTTCCCAAAACAAGCTGAAAAAGAGATCGAACACCTGGCCGAAAAGAATAACCTTTTTTTGCAGCGCAAAACATGGGTTCAACCAAAACATAACAAGACAGTAAACCGTGTGTTATTCGAATTCGGTAGGAATAAAGCCAATGTTATAAGCGAAACACTAGTGATATACGAAAACGACGGGACATGGACCACAGCGTTCAAAGCGCTTACCAGCCGGTATTACCTCAAGGCCTAA
- a CDS encoding flavodoxin domain-containing protein encodes MKTLIAYCTTHGCAEKTANELKQFLGGEIVLVNLKNEANPDVTNFDRVIIGGSIHAGQIQKRVKEFCRHQLKPLQNKELGLFICCMEEGEKAEIQLHDAFPNVLLQHAKAKAYFGGEFDFNKMNFFQKLIVKKVAKVEDSVSSINHEAIKNFSKQMNKIFNPFLFLV; translated from the coding sequence ATGAAAACACTAATCGCCTACTGCACCACCCACGGATGTGCCGAAAAAACAGCCAACGAACTAAAACAATTTCTTGGTGGGGAAATCGTACTGGTAAACCTTAAAAACGAAGCAAACCCTGATGTAACGAACTTCGATCGCGTAATAATCGGAGGCTCGATACACGCCGGGCAAATTCAAAAAAGGGTAAAAGAATTTTGCAGGCACCAGCTGAAACCTTTGCAGAATAAAGAATTAGGCTTATTTATTTGTTGCATGGAAGAAGGTGAAAAAGCCGAAATCCAGTTGCATGATGCCTTTCCCAATGTACTGCTTCAACATGCAAAAGCAAAGGCTTACTTTGGTGGAGAATTCGATTTTAACAAGATGAATTTCTTTCAGAAACTAATTGTAAAAAAGGTGGCAAAAGTTGAAGATAGCGTGTCGAGCATCAACCATGAAGCCATCAAGAACTTCTCGAAACAAATGAATAAAATTTTTAATCCGTTTCTGTTTCTGGTTTAG
- a CDS encoding FAD-binding oxidoreductase — translation MTIDMKPEVQLDTNFYKVVEIRSLTEHTFVLSLPKSRFKFVAGQHVSLSITGDYQSREYSIYSAEEGENLEVLVKEVEGGYFSPKLKHLKVGDMVEVHGPFGKFGLDEKKKDSHKHVFIASGTGIAPFHSMVKSYPGLDYHLIHGVRYEEEAYEKDSYDEKSYTLCTSRDKKGDFNGRVTDYLKKAKFDKNTCFYLCGNSDMIFDSMEILNDKGFGREDITVEVYF, via the coding sequence ATGACAATTGATATGAAACCAGAAGTACAACTTGATACCAATTTTTATAAAGTTGTTGAGATCAGAAGTTTAACAGAGCACACATTTGTTCTCTCGTTACCAAAAAGCCGGTTTAAATTTGTAGCCGGACAACATGTTTCTTTATCCATAACCGGCGATTACCAGAGCCGTGAATATTCTATTTACAGTGCAGAAGAAGGCGAGAACCTGGAAGTATTGGTTAAAGAAGTGGAGGGTGGTTATTTCTCGCCCAAGTTAAAGCACCTTAAGGTGGGCGATATGGTTGAGGTACATGGACCGTTCGGAAAATTTGGACTTGATGAGAAGAAAAAAGACAGCCACAAACATGTTTTTATTGCCAGTGGAACAGGTATTGCTCCGTTTCACAGCATGGTAAAAAGCTATCCGGGATTGGATTACCACCTTATTCACGGCGTTCGCTACGAAGAAGAGGCCTATGAAAAGGATTCGTATGACGAAAAAAGTTATACCCTTTGTACCTCGCGCGACAAGAAGGGTGATTTTAACGGACGTGTAACCGATTATTTAAAAAAGGCAAAGTTTGATAAAAATACTTGCTTTTATTTGTGTGGAAACAGTGATATGATTTTCGATTCGATGGAAATTTTAAATGATAAAGGATTTGGCAGGGAAGATATTACTGTAGAAGTGTATTTTTAA
- the upp gene encoding uracil phosphoribosyltransferase, whose protein sequence is MEVRVLGNTHSILDQYLAEIRDTKIQTDPLRFRDNLNRIGEIFAYEISKEMPFEVNNVTTPLGVAEVPKLSKQPVLATILRAGLAMHNGLLRIFDRAENCFISAFRKYTEGGGFEIEFEYMASPSLNNKVVILSDPMLASGKSMEIGYEALFSKGKPAHIHLVAIIASEEGVEYVKNAIKDENVTLWLGAVDPEMTPKSYIVPGLGDAGDLAFGEKIDSK, encoded by the coding sequence ATGGAAGTTCGAGTTTTAGGAAATACCCACTCTATTTTAGACCAATACCTGGCAGAAATTCGCGATACAAAAATTCAAACCGACCCTTTGCGTTTTAGGGACAACCTAAACCGAATAGGCGAAATATTTGCCTATGAAATTAGTAAGGAAATGCCGTTTGAAGTAAACAATGTAACCACTCCGCTGGGTGTGGCAGAAGTTCCGAAACTTAGTAAACAACCGGTTTTAGCCACTATTTTGCGCGCTGGTTTGGCCATGCATAATGGCTTACTCCGTATTTTCGATCGAGCTGAAAACTGTTTTATTTCGGCCTTTAGAAAATATACTGAAGGTGGTGGTTTTGAAATTGAATTTGAATATATGGCATCGCCATCGCTAAACAACAAAGTGGTAATTCTCTCAGATCCGATGCTGGCATCTGGCAAATCGATGGAAATTGGTTATGAAGCCTTGTTTAGCAAAGGAAAACCTGCACACATTCACCTGGTTGCTATTATTGCCAGCGAAGAAGGTGTAGAATATGTAAAAAATGCCATAAAAGACGAAAATGTTACGCTTTGGCTGGGGGCTGTTGACCCTGAGATGACACCCAAATCGTACATTGTTCCCGGATTAGGCGATGCTGGGGATTTAGCTTTTGGCGAAAAAATTGATTCGAAATAG
- a CDS encoding sulfotransferase domain-containing protein has product MNNLPNFLVVGASKSGTSSLYHYLNQHPNIFLSKIQKEGRYFSQMKGGYRGPGDERIDDSIHRTLEDYSKLFAAVKAEKAIGDISPEMLYFYEKGIPKIKAELGEKVKIIIILRSPIERAFSAYLHFKRDKREERTFEEGLQLEEERLKNDWIWAWQYKNSGLYYKQVKSYIDNFKEVKVILFDDFKNNPDTVLSEIAEFLEVESEFKFDTSYKYNVSGAPKNQLIYELENSRKLIVFLKRFVPQSLVKFVRNRFTGEKQMVKPEMDKNTKAALIDFFRADILKLQQLIGKDLSHWLDG; this is encoded by the coding sequence ATGAATAATCTTCCAAATTTTCTGGTTGTAGGAGCTTCAAAAAGTGGAACTTCTTCGCTTTATCATTATTTAAACCAGCATCCCAATATTTTTCTTTCAAAAATACAGAAAGAGGGAAGATACTTTTCGCAAATGAAAGGCGGCTACCGTGGGCCTGGCGATGAACGTATTGATGATTCTATTCATCGAACTTTGGAAGATTACAGCAAACTTTTTGCTGCTGTTAAAGCAGAAAAAGCCATTGGCGATATTTCTCCGGAGATGCTCTATTTTTACGAAAAAGGTATACCAAAAATAAAAGCAGAGCTGGGCGAAAAGGTTAAAATCATTATCATATTGCGTTCGCCTATCGAGCGGGCATTTTCCGCTTACTTGCATTTCAAACGTGATAAACGCGAAGAACGAACGTTTGAAGAAGGTTTGCAATTGGAAGAGGAGCGTTTGAAAAACGACTGGATTTGGGCCTGGCAATATAAAAATTCGGGCTTATACTATAAACAAGTGAAGTCGTACATCGATAATTTTAAGGAAGTTAAAGTTATTCTGTTCGATGATTTTAAAAATAATCCGGATACTGTTTTATCAGAGATTGCTGAATTTTTGGAGGTAGAATCCGAATTCAAATTCGATACTAGTTATAAGTATAACGTATCGGGAGCTCCTAAAAACCAGCTGATTTATGAACTTGAGAATTCCAGGAAACTAATTGTTTTTCTGAAACGTTTTGTGCCACAATCATTGGTAAAATTTGTTCGAAACAGGTTTACCGGAGAGAAACAAATGGTTAAGCCCGAAATGGATAAGAATACCAAAGCAGCACTGATCGATTTTTTCAGGGCAGATATTTTGAAATTACAGCAACTGATTGGTAAAGATCTGTCGCACTGGCTTGACGGTTAA
- a CDS encoding polysaccharide deacetylase family protein → MRNLLRFASKIASPLFPTGKLLKTKTPVFLPFYHVVSNKKLPYLLNYPVIDEQQFKKELDFYLRHFKPVTLSQLQNKPAPGTFHLTFDDGLKECAEIIAPILLQKGIPATFFINSGFVDNKALFHRYKASLLLSEMHTHPDREVDEYLRNNGIARNNILQTSFADRAILDHAAELLELDFNAFLKETQPYMSTGQIKHLATQGFTIGGHSHKHPEFWKIPEKKQLKHIKKSMKWVEINSNQPVKAFAFPYTDDGVSSSLIKRIHNEGICDLSFGTAGVKYDQIDGHFQRYPAEHSANFQLNIKAEFVYFKLRKVLGKATVKHP, encoded by the coding sequence ATGAGAAACTTATTACGTTTTGCCAGCAAAATTGCAAGTCCACTGTTTCCAACAGGTAAACTACTGAAAACAAAGACGCCTGTTTTTCTCCCTTTTTATCATGTTGTCAGCAATAAAAAATTACCCTACTTGTTAAATTACCCGGTAATTGATGAGCAACAATTTAAAAAAGAACTCGACTTTTACCTTCGTCATTTCAAACCGGTAACACTAAGCCAACTGCAGAACAAACCTGCTCCTGGCACTTTTCATTTAACTTTTGATGATGGATTGAAAGAATGTGCCGAAATAATTGCGCCTATTTTGTTACAAAAAGGAATTCCTGCAACCTTTTTTATTAATAGTGGCTTTGTTGACAACAAAGCGCTTTTTCATCGTTACAAAGCCAGTTTACTTCTCAGCGAAATGCATACTCATCCTGACCGTGAGGTTGATGAATACCTGAGAAACAATGGTATTGCGCGCAACAATATTCTGCAAACCTCATTCGCCGACCGAGCCATTTTAGACCATGCTGCCGAACTGCTTGAACTCGATTTTAATGCGTTTTTGAAAGAAACACAGCCGTACATGAGTACCGGGCAAATAAAACACCTTGCAACACAAGGATTTACTATTGGCGGACATAGCCACAAACACCCCGAATTTTGGAAAATACCCGAAAAAAAGCAGCTCAAACACATTAAAAAAAGTATGAAATGGGTGGAGATAAATAGTAATCAACCTGTTAAGGCCTTTGCATTTCCTTACACCGACGATGGTGTTTCTTCGTCACTAATAAAACGCATTCATAACGAAGGAATTTGCGACCTGAGTTTTGGGACTGCAGGCGTAAAATACGACCAGATTGACGGACATTTTCAAAGGTATCCGGCCGAACACAGTGCCAATTTTCAATTGAATATTAAAGCTGAATTTGTGTACTTTAAACTGCGAAAAGTATTAGGGAAAGCCACGGTAAAACACCCTTAA